aacatcattatttatttgagactaaatagattttatttatgtgttatattaagttaaaattaaagtgttcattgttcattcagtattgttgtacttgtcattattacaaatatatatataaaaatcagccgatttaatcggtatcggcttttttggtcctccaataatcggtatcggtatcggcgttgaaaaatcataatcggttgacctctaggaGACACATCCTCCTTTGTATTTATGGAAACAAACATTTCCTAACACTTTGGATCCTATTCTTGGACAGTTAGAAGACACAATGCGTCAATACTTTGCCCTTTTCCTTTATGGTTGATATTAACGATGAAAGGAGacattatctgtctctctcctattgtGTACCGCTGTTAAATACTGTGGCAAAATATACAAAAAACAGGGTTAATAAGTACTTAGAACTACCAATTATTATGGATAAATACTAAAGAAAAGGGTAAACACTGGACTGAACCCCCTAATTGTCAAACTAATATTAATGTACAACAATATAGAAGACACATGACTAGAGGTTACACAATATGGGTGTATATCAACTGCACGCTTCTTAGGTGTGTAAttgacatgaccaaggagctattgacattTTTAAACTATGAAAAATGTACGTTACAATGCATGATTTTACAGTACACAAACAAGAGTGTGCAATATATAAGGCTAGtccgtggacattctgaaccttgtttgaagtcagtaggtcacatgaccaaggagctattgacattTTTAAGTTTGAGAAATTCATGTAAaaacgtgtgagatgaaaatgaaCAAACCAacgggtgtgcaatatagaagggtagtcagtggacattctgaaccttgtttgagtcaagtaggtcacatgaccaaggagctatcgaaattcaaatgtaaaaaaagtttgtactttgtttacgctccctaactaattcaactaggaatagaaaatgctgctcacatttccacatgtttattagctttggaaagTGAATTAATGTCCAAATCGTGAAAATAAAATCTGTGCATTGTTGTGCACAATTTTTTCTacatcatgacacttatttggagtctgtggctcaagtggtttgaaagctattgaggtttGTAAGTGCGAATATCTGTTGAATATCCAACTTcaaactgtctttacctcggtccTCTGatctgactcactaaacacaaatgctttgtttataaatgatgtctgagtgttggagtgtgttcctgcctatccgtaaattaaaaaaataaacaagaaaatggtgccgtctggtttgcttaatataaggaatttgaaatgatttctatTTTTACTTTTGACAAGtacatttgagcaattacatatacttttgatacttaagtatatttaaaagcaaataagtttagacttttactcaaatagtattttactgggtgactttcacttttacttgagtcattttctattaaggtatctttgtTTTTACTACAgtttgacaattgggtacttttcccaccactgtgcactacttttgaccagagcccaactcaagccCAATTCAactctataggccctggtcaaaagtagtgcactacatagggaatagggtaccatttgggatgcacaagaaaataaaaaaaaaatgttttaaaaagcaTGACTGGAAATTTGGACAGTGGGGTGGTTAAAAACACTGTATCCATTTACCAGAACACCCAGCATTGCATCACCACAGATGACTATTGCCCCATCCAAAGACAGGAATGGTGAACACTGGTTTACTGTAAATCATGCAATAGGCAACTTtaaggcaacaaaaaaaagtgaGCATGAATATAACCACAGTAGAGCTACGGGATTGGCTGTCCGACCTCCAGAAAGGACCTGTGTCTAACAAGGACGAGTCACGAGGACAACATCTTGCTATTGGTTAAAGATACTGTAAACATTGTTACATTAGGGCCGCCCTGTAATGATCTTTCATATTTCATATCTTAGATCAACGGAGAAGATGCACTTTAAATTATTAGGCTCAAATGTCATTAAAAAGTTACAAGAATCAGGGAAAATATAATATGTCGCCTGACACAATTAAGTACAATTTTAGTTTCAGAGATTATGGCAAACATGAAATACTGATTATTTCGTCCACTGGAAATGAGTACTAAGTATGTTGTTTCCCATTCGATACAATCAATTGCAAACTTGTCTGCAATAAAATAAAGATTTTTATTAAGAATTAATTGCATAAAACATTTAGGAAAATACCACAGAAACATCATCAGCTTACAAAATGTTGTTCATGAAAATAATAACAAAACTTTTTACGACAAAAACACATCAACATTTATAAaccatacatacagtatttataaaccatacatacagtatttataaaccatacatacagtatttaTAAACCATACAACTGTATTTATAAaccatacatacagtatttataaaccatacatacagtatttgGGTAAATTATGACATGAAAAGTAACTGATGCATTTGATGTGGAACCACGGTCAGCATCCCAAagtgcaccttattccctataccgtgcactagttttgatcagagccctaatatagtgcactagggaatagggtgccatttgggatgttccgtagtgttgatcacatcacaATGCTCTGAGAACTCTGGGATAGATAGCACACGTGATTATTAATATGACATAGCCATTACCAGGGAATACCACAGTGCTACCTACCACTGGTCCTGTTGAAAGACTCTAGAAATGCATCCTTGCTACCTCACCTGAAGTCATCATGGATCTCAATTGGTTGGATTGGTGGAAGTAATAAGGTGGTCACTTTGCTTTCAGCTATACTATCACTCGTAGCTCAGTGAGTGACGGGATAGGTCAAGGAAAGGAAACAAGGACGCATCTCTGAAGTATTCCAACAGTGACTGACTGGACACTCCCAGAATCTTCCTCTGAGGGAATCTGAGTACCTCGCCACTCTTCAGAGCTATAGCATTTGTAGCGATTGAACATGCTAAACTCTCAACTGGCTTTATTGTAGATGTACAGGACATGGAACACTTTACCCAAAGTGGACTTGTCGTAATACCTCTATAATGCTGTTATAACAGCTGACGTAACAGGTCATGACAGTTTTTTATGATCAACCTTtataaatgtttttatattttttgtatttttaccccttcttctccccaatttcatggtctccaattggtagttacagtcttgtcccatcgctgcaactcccgtacggactcgggagaggcgaaggtcgagagtcctcctaaacacgacccagccaagccgcactccttcttgacacaatgtccgcttaacccagaagccagccgcaccaatgtgtcggaggaaacacagtgtcACCTGACGACCGTGTCAACGTGCatttgcgcccggcccgccacaggagtcgctagagtgcgatgggacaaggacatcccggccggccaaactctcccctaacccggacgacactgggccaattgtgcgcagccccatgggtctcccggtcgcggccggctgcgacagagcctggactcaaaccaggatctctagtggcacagttaGAACCGTGTCTTAGACCACCGGGCCACTCGGTAGGCTCTATGATCAACATAACACTGTCATGGAACATGGAACAGTAGACAGTTGAATCGGAACATTAGAACTACAAGGTTCTATCTGATAAAAGATCATCCTGAGATAAACGGCTTTAAAGTTccgaaccctcattggtttgaacgGTGTGAACCATTTTAACCGTGTGTTCTTTTTAACTGAACAACATGATTTGGGGTCATTTCATGGGAGGTTTAACGACATTCCTACAGCTGTATGCGTTAGTAAGGCCGTTATAACAGCCCACTTCAAGTAAAGTGTTGACAAAAACATACCTGTTTATCTTAACCTTTATCCCCCTTTTCCTCAAAAGCATATCCATCGTGTTAAAACCACAAAGCATTGCTTACTTCTGTTGGCAGAGAACTCAACCCATCTAACTCTGACACTGATTGAGTGATAAAAAGAAAAGTACATTCATATCATATTCATATAGCCAGTTGAGTTACCTTTGCCCTGAAAATATCTCTATATCTGTTCACAAGTTCTGACGGCATTCTTGCACAGACAAAATGACTAAGCATTTGCTCACTGAGACTGCCTGAAGCATTTCCCACAGGCTGAGAATGTGCCAAGTCACTGCGGTGGAGTGAAAAAGGCCCAGGCAGCCAAGGAGTCAAAATGGGCACCTTCTTGCCCCATTCCATTGGCTGGGGTGAAGGGGTTCTGTAAGTTCTTGAGGGCCTGGATGTTGTTGGAATTGCTATTGGTGCTTTCATGCCTTGCTGTCTCCATGGCGACGCCGTTGCTGTTACTCATAGGCCTGGGGAGGAGGTTGGCGTACGACTGCTGCTGCTGGCCGTCCGAGGCGGAGAAGGAACAAGAGGCGATCATCTGGCCCTCCTGTCCCCCAGTTAGGGGCTCCTGCTTCAGTTGGAAGGTGGCCTGAGGGTCCCCTCCTCCCACCAGGCCCTGGATGATCTCATCACTCTCCACGCTATCCAGGAGGAAGCCCAACCCCAGAGACCCCGCGTCGCCACCGCTGTTCCAGGGTGCCTGGAGGtgctgggtctggttcccctggaTCTGCCCTTCCTGGCTCCCCATGCCCTGGGAGAAGGATGACACTTTCCTCTGGTGGGGCTGCTGGTGTCTATGCTGTTGGAAGTGCTGCCGCTGGTGAGGGTGATGGGGGTGAGGGTGCTGGGGGTGAGGGTGCTGGAGGTGCTGGAGATCAGGCCCACCGGGCTGGGTTTGGCTGGCCGAAGGACCCTGGAGATTGGACTCCAGACCCAGACATTGCAGGTCCCCCATGGTGAGTTGGGGCAGGAtgttaccaccaccaccaccgcctcCACTACCGCTGCTCTCCCCTCCATGAAGGTACCCAGAGGTAACACAGTGGTTCACCTGCTGTTGCTGCATAGCGTTACCCTGGCTACTACCGGTGCTCGAGGGGTTAATTCTGATGGTCTCCAGGGACAAAGTCGGGTTGGGTTGGGGCCACATCTGGTTGATGGATGTCATCATTGTGCGCTGCTGAGGGCTATGTTGTTGGTAATGTTGGTTGGCGTGGTTGTACATGGTAGGAGGGGTTTGGCGCATCATAGCGGGAGAGGGCTGTTTCATGTACATGTTGTTGATGTCTGGCAAAGAGGAGGTTTGGAGATTAGTGTTGTTGTCTATATAGAAATACATCTCTACAACAAGGCTTAaatacagcctggtctcagagcaaaacaatACATCTCTACAACAAGGCTTAaatacagcctggtctcagagcaaaacaatACATCTCTACAACAAGGCTTAaatacagcctggtctcagagcaaaacaatACATCTCTACAACAAGGCTTAaatacagcctggtctcagagcaaaacaatACATCTCTACAACAAGGCTTAaatacagcctggtctcagagcaaaacaatACATCTCTACAACACGGCTTAaatacagcctggtctcagagcaaaacaatACATCTCTACAACAAGGCTTAaatacagcctggtctcagagcaaaacaatACATCTCTACAACACGGCTTAaatacagcctggtctcagagcaaaacaatACATCTCTACAACACGGCTTAaatacagcctggtctcagagcaaaacaatACATCTCTACAACACGGCTTAaatacagcctggtctcagagcaaaacaatACATCTCTACAACACGGCTTAaatacagcctggtctcagagcaaaacaatACATCTCTACAACAAGGCTTAaatacagcctggtctcagagcaaaacaatACATCTCTACAACAAGGCTTAAATACAGccaggtctcagagcaaaacaatACATCTCTACAACACGGCTTAaatacagcctggtctcagagcaaaacaatACATCTCTACAACAAGGCTTAaatacagcctggtctcagagcaaaacaatACATCTCTACAACAAGGCTTAaatacagcctggtctcagagcaaaaacgCCAAATATTTTCCTAAAATCCAAGCCACtctatttagtatgatatgtataACGTGAACGTGGAGCTAGCATCTCAAATGTTGTgcgttcgaatctcatcacggacaactttagcgttttagctaattagcaattttgcaactacttactactttttagctactttgcaactgcttaacatgttagctaacctttccgctaaccctaacctttaacatttaacctaactcctaaccctaacctaacgtAATATATCATATTAAACTAGTTGAACGTAATATATCACACTAAACTAGTCAAACCTCAtacttaaaaataaataaatcatttaacctttatttaactaggcaagtcagttaagaacaaattcttatttacaatgatggcctaccccggccaaaccctccccttacccggatgatgctgggccaattgtgagccatcctatgggactcccgatcacgggccggttgtgatacagcccgggatcaaaccagggtctgtagtgatgcctctagcacagCGATGcagcagtaccttagaccactgcaccactcgggagccccaaaacaCTAAACTAGTCGAATGTAATACATCATACTAAACGGGTCAAATGCAATCAAGGTGTAGGATACTATACGTCCTGCAATTCGTATTATATTGTACGACCGCTATTACATTGGTAGGCCAATGTAATGTAACCTAATGTAAAGTAACATATCACACTAAATAGAGTGGCATGGATTTCGTAAAATATAAtatgttttgctctgagaccaggttgttaAATAAAGTTCCATCAATATCACGACTTTCGTGCGTTTATTTCAGTGGGagattttatgtgtgtgtgtgagtgtgtgtgtgtgagtgtgtgtgtgagtgtgagagtgtgtgtgtgagtgtgtgtgtgagtgtgtgtgtgagtgtgtgtgtgagagtgtgtgtgtgagtgtgtgtgtgtgagtgttccacagacagccacagacagaaagacaaacaCAGATAAAGAGGGGTAGCAGGTGGTTTAAGATAAGAGGATCCGTGTCTGGGTCTAGGTCGGGGTTGGTTacgtagtttgtgtgtgtgtgttttcttacCTTTTCTCATGGACTGGGCCATGGGACTGTGTGGTACTGCCTTCGGTCTGTTCATCTGATTCATTCCACTTAAAGGTAGGAACCCGGGTAAGGTTTTAATCAggtgctctcttctcctcttcttctcctggCAACCATAGGGATCTGTAGACAACACACAGATACTATGTTAAAGTGTCAGCCAGTGGAAAGCAACATTCATATGGTATGTTCCTGATTAATAGAGCAGTCAAAATTAATGAGTAAACTATTATTACAACAGGGAGAGAATGAATATAAAAATGATATGGCTTCCTCACCCTTGTCGTCGGGTAGATATCTGAACTCCATGGGCTCGCTGACTTCCTGGTCGGTGGGACGGCGTAACTGCATGTGCACAGTGACCGGGCCGGTGATGGACGTGTCGTAGTAGGGCGGGCTCTTAAATACAATGGCCACCTGGCGGTGAACGTCAGCCTGGGAGAAGGAGCCCTTAGCCTCCCAGCCAGGAGTGAAGAAACGCACCTCAATGTCATCTGGACAGGAGCAGGgaatgggagggatggagggatgaggaaaTGAAGGAGTGAgtgaataggagaggagagacaaggaCTTTGACTAAGGAAGTGcctggatgaatggatggatggatggatggatggatgaatggatggatgaatggatggatggatggatgaatggatggatggatggatgaatggatggatggatggatgaatggatggatggatgaatggatgaatggatgaaAAGAGACACATATAACAGTACATTGTAATCCATGGTAGGGAAGGTGAGAAAACATATTTTCAATTTCTTGACATGCTGTGGACATGCTGTACCTTTCTGGACTTTATCACACAGCAGAAAGATCTCGTCTCCTCCCTTCACACAACCACTGTTCCTGTTAACCCGACAGATACGCAGCTCAGCCGTGTTCGGAGCCCCTTGGTGACAAAGGTTACAGGAGAGGAGATGGCAAATGttacaaggtgtgtgtgtgtgtgtgtgtgtgtgtgtgtgtgtgtgtgtgtgtgtgtgtgtgcgcgcaagcATGCCATGTATGTTTATTGTGAGTGAAAAATCTCTTTAACCCTACACTCTTGTCaggtataaaaaaaaatgacTTCCAGCAGCTTCAGTCAGACAGTTTAACACCAGACCACTAGGGACAGACGACAGGGGCATCAAGTTATTTTGGAGTGCTCTCTATAACTAGATAGAGAATCACATGCATGTTTTCATATGAGGAAGTGAACCACGGCAACCGTGCTGCTTAAAACATTCATGTTAATGTTGAGTTTGTGGTCTGcttgcttcctcttcctctataaACAGAAGGGGTGCAATGTCAGACAGAGAATGTAGCCAGGCCACACTCAAAACCTCCATCTAAC
This genomic stretch from Salvelinus namaycush isolate Seneca chromosome 4, SaNama_1.0, whole genome shotgun sequence harbors:
- the LOC120046858 gene encoding proto-oncogene c-Rel-like isoform X2, which translates into the protein MDVAEPSVQIFEQPKQRGMRFRYKCEGRSAGSIPGERSSDNNRSYPTIQILNYCGKGKVRVSLVTKNEPFRPHPHDLVGKDCKEGFYEAEFGPERKVFAFQNLGIQCVRRREVKESIVQRMTRGINPFNVPREQLLQTEEYDLNVVRLCLQVFLQDDSGHCNRALNPIVTNPIYDNNDIEVRFFTPGWEAKGSFSQADVHRQVAIVFKSPPYYDTSITGPVTVHMQLRRPTDQEVSEPMEFRYLPDDKDPYGCQEKKRRREHLIKTLPGFLPLSGMNQMNRPKAVPHSPMAQSMRKDINNMYMKQPSPAMMRQTPPTMYNHANQHYQQHSPQQRTMMTSINQMWPQPNPTLSLETIRINPSSTGSSQGNAMQQQQVNHCVTSGYLHGGESSGSGGGGGGGNILPQLTMGDLQCLGLESNLQGPSASQTQPGGPDLQHLQHPHPQHPHPHHPHQRQHFQQHRHQQPHQRKVSSFSQGMGSQEGQIQGNQTQHLQAPWNSGGDAGSLGLGFLLDSVESDEIIQGLVGGGDPQATFQLKQEPLTGGQEGQMIASCSFSASDGQQQQSYANLLPRPMSNSNGVAMETARHESTNSNSNNIQALKNLQNPFTPANGMGQEGAHFDSLAAWAFFTPPQ
- the LOC120046858 gene encoding proto-oncogene c-Rel-like isoform X1, whose translation is MDVAEPSVQIFEQPKQRGMRFRYKCEGRSAGSIPGERSSDNNRSYPTIQILNYCGKGKVRVSLVTKNEPFRPHPHDLVGKDCKEGFYEAEFGPERKVFAFQNLGIQCVRRREVKESIVQRMTRGINPFNVPREQLLQTEEYDLNVVRLCLQVFLQDDSGHCNRALNPIVTNPIYDNRAPNTAELRICRVNRNSGCVKGGDEIFLLCDKVQKDDIEVRFFTPGWEAKGSFSQADVHRQVAIVFKSPPYYDTSITGPVTVHMQLRRPTDQEVSEPMEFRYLPDDKDPYGCQEKKRRREHLIKTLPGFLPLSGMNQMNRPKAVPHSPMAQSMRKDINNMYMKQPSPAMMRQTPPTMYNHANQHYQQHSPQQRTMMTSINQMWPQPNPTLSLETIRINPSSTGSSQGNAMQQQQVNHCVTSGYLHGGESSGSGGGGGGGNILPQLTMGDLQCLGLESNLQGPSASQTQPGGPDLQHLQHPHPQHPHPHHPHQRQHFQQHRHQQPHQRKVSSFSQGMGSQEGQIQGNQTQHLQAPWNSGGDAGSLGLGFLLDSVESDEIIQGLVGGGDPQATFQLKQEPLTGGQEGQMIASCSFSASDGQQQQSYANLLPRPMSNSNGVAMETARHESTNSNSNNIQALKNLQNPFTPANGMGQEGAHFDSLAAWAFFTPPQ